One Danio rerio strain Tuebingen ecotype United States chromosome 9, GRCz12tu, whole genome shotgun sequence genomic region harbors:
- the sgo2 gene encoding uncharacterized protein LOC569865, translating into MYKDKYNQKSALSDKTLTMGSKEKENTRMGKQTASVYAAKIKTKIHNTSSFFKLSLKSNNKALALALVAQKQRSRELEAEVVRLRKDAQATHFDLAFQRHKNKQLFAVIKEFYDSSLNSMSKAVDIFCNDEVPDSVDTEDNTSEGQNFEMEKEVEREPNRLTLCPQHHNNVESESVNTAMVKGATDSDAPNQKEDNLALQNTINDSRMDITMSDNPSEILTVETNAGTSRVTDEHQIKENVCLSEKGSDGVSGVEDSLIQFSSDYSIAVPKDMTTVTQQCSTTVQNGQETELLSARRKTHITSRSKRRTCKPKEPNQDLRKTYTVSKDPPSNILNDCGNDLELENSEPSSKTVKNKEKETNDTHEPRRTFVVHDGLKSEKSRRTKVSKPMMDLSSLFVDENVESAISVCSEDPGTDKHLSEVKTHTNKTPAHLLSQFEKNNTQKKRGTYVIQTSHSINRSSALTDCNIFDDSNKAKGLLEVVETQTSPLNIGLDVTAQHYKKPEPVSHDGSKKKAYNREHLQDLQIGLVEETSEFTSVPGKAKKPRKEGADRIKDRNVPTKEKSNSLTKKPKKCPVNVDENVSTRSPDVISLQKAAECRPLSNVLLPPWKSHCLAAEEDLLDNHHAEMPEISSPSSVGKADQTGHINMDVPYISLNQTNQEQESRFRKMYMTSSSDNTACEEMADAAFSIFEQDHLSNKTDVSSVKSTSPFTMDKYNMTLGCFSEDLQFTEERPPWEAIEDCSVMLSDESCAHSPQPQTRVQTINIYEDQDSSFKTQLPEEGRVMKSLTNTVNADLGRPRRRATPVTYKEPKINCKMRRGDKYTDTQFLNSPVFKDKKKKKKKLISE; encoded by the exons ATGTATAAAGACAAATATAATCAAAAATCAG CTCTAAGCGATAAAACGCTGACAATGGGATCTAAAGAGAAGGAAAACACAAGAATGGGCAAACAAACGGCATCTGTGTACGCTGCCAAGATAAAGACGAAAATACACA ATACCTCGTCATTCTTCAAGCTCTCTTTGAAAAGCAATAACAAAGCTCTGGCCTTGGCTCTGGTTGCTCAGAAGCAGAGGAGCAGAGAACTGGAGGCAGAGGTGGTGAGGCTGAGGAAAGATGCACAGGCAACTCATTTTGATCTTGCTTTTCAGCGtcataaaaacaaacaactg TTTGCTGTTATAAAAGAGTTTTATGACTCCTCCCTGAACTCGATGTCAAAGGCCGTTGACATTTTTTGTAATGATGAG GTTCCAGACAGTGTTGACACTGAAGACAACACCAGTGAGG gtcagaATTTTGAAATGGAGAAAGAGGTTGAACGAGAGCCAAATAGACTAACATTGTGTCCACAACATCATAATAATGTTGAGTCTGAATCAGTGAATACTGCTATGGTCAAAGGAGCTACAGATAGTGATGCTCCCAACCAAAAGGAAGACAATTTAGCACTTCAAAACACCATAAATGACTCTAGAATGGATATTACCATGAGTGACAATCCTTCTGAAATTCTGACAGTGGAAACAAACGCAGGAACCTCTAGAGTTACAGATGAACATCAGATAAAGGAGAATGTGTGTCTGTCTGAAAAAGGTAGTGATGGTGTATCTGGAGTGGAAGACTCGCTAATTCAATTTTCATCAGATTATTCAATAGCTGTGCCAAAAGATATGACCACTGTGACACAGCAGTGCTCTACCACTGTTCAGAATGGCCAGGAAACAGAATTACTATCCGCTCGCAGGAAAACTCATATCACCTCTCGTTCTAAAAGGCGCACCTGTAAACCGAAAGAACCTAACCAAGATCTAAGAAAAACATATACAGTCTCCAAAGATCCTCCTAGTAATATTTTAAACGATTGTGGTAATGATCTTGAGCTTGAGAATTCTGAACCTTCGAGTAAAACggtaaaaaacaaagaaaaagagaCTAATGACACCCATGAACCAAGAAGAACATTTGTAGTTCACGATGGGTTAAAATCTGAGAAGAGCAGGAGGACCAAAGTCTCAAAACCTATGATGGATCTCAGTTCATTGTTTGTGGATGAAAATGTGGAGTCTGCCATTAGTGTATGCTCAGAAGATCCAGGTACTGATAAGCATCTCAGTgaagtcaaaacacacacaaataaaactcCAGCGCACCTGCTTTCTCAGTTTGAAAAGAACAATACACAGAAAAAGAGAGGAACTTATGTGATACAAACAAGTCACTCAATCAACAGGAGTTCAGCATTGACAGATTGCAATATATTTGATGATTCTAACAAAGCAAAAGGTTTACTGGAAGTAGTAGAAACCCAAACATCACCTCTAAATATTGGTTTAGATGTCACCGCACAACATTACAAGAAGCCAGAGCCTGTTTCTCATGACGGATCAAAGAAAAAAGCTTACAACAGGGAACATTTACAGGATTTGCAAATCGGTCTTGTAGAGGAAACCTCTGAATTTACATCAGTGCCGGGTAAAGCTAAGAAGCCTAGGAAAGAGGGAGCAGATAGAATTAAAGATCGGAATGTTCCAACAAAAGAAAAATCCAATTCATTAACAAAGAAACCAAAAAAATGTCCTGTGAATGTGGATGAAAATGTGTCCACCAGAAGTCCAGATGTGATTAGTCTTCAGAAAGCAGCTGAATGCAGGCCTTTGTCTAATGTTTTACTACCACCATGGAAATCTCATTGCTTAGCCGCAGAGGAGGATCTCCTAGATAATCACCATGCAGAAATGCCTGAAATAAGCTCTCCTTCATCTGTTGGCAAGGCTGATCAGACTGGCCATATCAACATGGATGTTCCTTACATAAGTCTGAATCAAACTAACCAAGAACAAGAGAGCAGATTCAGGAAAATGTATATGACTTCATCTTCTGACAATACGGCCTGTGAAGAAATGGCTGATGCTGCGTTTTCCATTTTTGAACAGGATCATCTCTCTAATAAAACAGATGTTTCTTCTGTAAAGAGCACTAGTCCATTTACCATGGATAAATATAATATGACTTTAGGCTGTTTTAGTGAGGACCTTCAGTTCACAGAAGAGAGACCTCCTTGGGAGGCCATTGAGGATTGCAGTGTGATGCTCTCAGATGAAAGCTGTGCTCACAGCCCTCAACCACAGACTAGAGTTCAGACTATCAACATTTATGAGGACCAGGACTCAAGCTTTAAGACTCAATTACCAG AAGAAGGAAGGGTAATGAAGAGTCTAACAAACACAGTTAATGCTGATTTAGGGAGACCGCGAAGACGAGCAACACCAGTCACCTACAAAGAGCCAAAAATCAACTG cAAAATGAGGCGAGGGGACAAGTACACTGATACACAATTCTTAAACTCTCCAGTGTTCAaagataaaaagaagaaaaagaagaaactcATTTCGGAGTGA
- the c9h2orf80 gene encoding uncharacterized protein C2orf80 homolog isoform X1: MEAKRVKRDVKTLLGEYIGRRFREDSFDPKGKSTSTMLDDLAHYDLAISVALWRLNKDEGLNTADNDIGSASLGHFSQYPNRLEREAMILSSFAGMLLNNLPLEDILFLYNCKPSASYPHNDAKGNIVHPFSLSYHPFAMLSSFKAVDCSKKTHPSSETLDQGTG, from the exons ATGGAAGCCAAGCGAGTCAAGAGGGATGTTAAAACCTTGCT TGGTGAATATATTGGACGACGATTCAGAGAAGATAGTTTTGATCCAAAGGGGAAAAGCACTTCTACTATGTTGGATGATTTG GCACATTATGACTTGGCTATAAGTGTGGCTTTGTGGAGGCTCAATAAAGATGAAGGATTGAATACAGCTGATAATGATAT AGGAAGTGCCAGTTTAGGACACTTTAGCCAGTATCCCAATCGCTTGGAAAGAGAAGCAATGATTCTTTCTTCCTTTGCTGGAATGCTTCTG AACAACTTACCATTAGAAGATATTCTGTTTCTGTACAATTGCAAACCATCTGCATCTTACCCTCATAATGATGCCAAG GGCAACATCGTGCACCCGTTTTCCCTCTCTTATCATCCATTCGCCATGCTTAGTTCATTCAAAGCAGTGGACTGCTcaaaaaaaacaca TCCAAGCTCTGAAACGCTGGATCAAGGAACAGGATAA
- the c9h2orf80 gene encoding uncharacterized protein C2orf80 homolog isoform X2, translating to MFKTCNDYRKICLLNSFSGEYIGRRFREDSFDPKGKSTSTMLDDLAHYDLAISVALWRLNKDEGLNTADNDIGSASLGHFSQYPNRLEREAMILSSFAGMLLNNLPLEDILFLYNCKPSASYPHNDAKGNIVHPFSLSYHPFAMLSSFKAVDCSKKTHPSSETLDQGTG from the exons atgtttaaaacttgTAACGACTACAGAAAGATATGTCTCCTAAACTCTTTTAGTGGTGAATATATTGGACGACGATTCAGAGAAGATAGTTTTGATCCAAAGGGGAAAAGCACTTCTACTATGTTGGATGATTTG GCACATTATGACTTGGCTATAAGTGTGGCTTTGTGGAGGCTCAATAAAGATGAAGGATTGAATACAGCTGATAATGATAT AGGAAGTGCCAGTTTAGGACACTTTAGCCAGTATCCCAATCGCTTGGAAAGAGAAGCAATGATTCTTTCTTCCTTTGCTGGAATGCTTCTG AACAACTTACCATTAGAAGATATTCTGTTTCTGTACAATTGCAAACCATCTGCATCTTACCCTCATAATGATGCCAAG GGCAACATCGTGCACCCGTTTTCCCTCTCTTATCATCCATTCGCCATGCTTAGTTCATTCAAAGCAGTGGACTGCTcaaaaaaaacaca TCCAAGCTCTGAAACGCTGGATCAAGGAACAGGATAA
- the crygm7 gene encoding crystallin, gamma M7 has translation MGKIIFYEDRNFGGRYHECMSDCADLHSYFNRCHSIRVESGCFMVYDRTNFMGRQYFLRRGEYPDYMRTMGMNDCVRSCRMIPLHHGSFKMRLYEHSDMGGRMMELMDDCPNLMDRFNMSDFHSCHVMDGHWLVYEQPNYTGRQFYLRPGEYRSYNDWGGVTSRMGSIRRITDL, from the exons ATGGGAAAG ATTATCTTTTATGAAGATAGGAACTTCGGTGGCCGTTACCATGAGTGCATGAGTGACTGCGCTGACCTGCATTCCTACTTCAACCGCTGCCACTCTATCAGAGTGGAAAGCGGTTGCTTCATGGTCTACGACCGCACCAACTTTATGGGCCGTCAGTACTTTTTGAGACGTGGCGAATACCCTGATTACATGCGTACTATGGGAATGAATGATTGTGTCAGATCCTGTCGGATGATTCCACTG CACCATGGGTCCTTCAAAATGAGGCTCTACGAGCATTCAGACATGGGTGGCAGGATGATGGAGCTCATGGATGATTGCCCCAATCTCATGGATCGCTTCAACATGTCCGACTTCCATTCCTGTCATGTGATGGATGGGCATTGGCTCGTGTATGAGCAGCCCAACTATACGGGCAGGCAGTTCTACCTGAGGCCTGGCGAGTACAGGAGTTACAATGACTGGGGTGGTGTGACTTCCAGGATGGGCTCCATTAGACGAATCACGGATCTCTAA
- the si:dkey-57a22.14 gene encoding gamma-crystallin B codes for MGKIIFYEDKHFGGHQYECIDDCADMLCYLHRCNSIKVESGCFMIYEQPHYKGHQFLVRKGDYPEFESWLGKNDSVCSCHVIPMIEGSSHEVKLFERMEYGGQMMALADDCPNVMDMFQINHVYSCKVSGGSWLFFEQSNYKGRMYLIRPGDYTRFTEWGGINARVGSIKRIMNY; via the exons ATGGGGAAG ATCATTTTCTACGAAGACAAACATTTTGGGGGTCATCAGTATGAATGCATTGATGACTGTGCAGATATGCTTTGCTATCTTCACCGCTGTAATTCTATCAAGGTGGAGAGTGGATGCTTCATGATCTATGAACAACCCCATTACAAAGGCCATCAGTTCCTCGTCCGTAAAGGAGACTACCCAGAGTTTGAAAGCTGGTTGGGTAAAAATGACTCCGTCTGCTCCTGCCATGTTATTCCTATG ATAGAGGGATCGTCCCATGAGGTCAAGCTCTTTGAGAGAATGGAGTATGGTGGTCAAATGATGGCTCTTGCGGACGACTGTCCCAATGTGATGGATATGTTCCAAATAAACCATGTGTACTCCTGCAAGGTGTCTGGGGGAAGCTGGCTCTTCTTTGAGCAATCCAACTATAAAGGCAGGATGTACCTCATACGGCCTGGAGATTACACCAGATTTACTGAATGGGGTGGCATAAATGCCCGTGTGGGTTCCATCAAACGAATAATGAATTACTAA
- the crygm6 gene encoding crystallin, gamma M6 (The RefSeq protein has 1 substitution compared to this genomic sequence), with the protein MAIGKIIFFEDRNFQGRHHECSSDSADLHPYFTQCNSIRVESGCFMVYEHPNYMGQQFFLRRGDYSDCQRMIGFSNSIRSCRLIPMYNGNYKMRLYDQADMGGQMIEVTEDCPNIMDRFHTSDIHSCQVMDGHWLLYEQPNYRGRMFYLGPGEYRKYSDWGGMAPRIGSLRRITSFN; encoded by the exons ATGGCTATCGGAAAG ATCATCTTCTTTGAGGACAGGAACTTTCAGGGGCGCCATCATGAGTGCAGCAGTGATTCTGCAGACCTGCACCCCTACTTTACCCAATGCAACTCCATCAGGGTAGAAAGTGGGTGCTTCATGGTGTATGAGCACCCAAATTATATGGGACAGCAGTTCTTCCTGCGGAGGGGTGACTATTCGGACTGCCAGCGTATGATTGGGTTTAGCAACAGCATCAGATCATGCCGTTTGATCCCCATG TATAATGGTAACTACAAAATGAGGCTATATGACCAGGCTGACATGGGAGGTCAGATGATAGAAGTCACCGAAGACTGCCCTAACATCATGGATCGCTTCCATACATCTGACATCCATTCCTGTCAAGTGATGGACGGCCACTGGCTCCTATATGAGCAGCCCAACTACAGGGGACGAATGTATTACCTTGGACCAGGTGAATACAGAAAGTACAGCGACTGGGGCGGAATGGCCCCAAGAATTGGATCTCTCAGGAGAATAACCTCTTTTAACTAG
- the si:dkey-57a22.15 gene encoding uncharacterized protein isoform X1 codes for MGKIVFYEDKNFQGRSYECSNDCTDLHIYFSRCNSIRVESGCFMIYERPNYMGHQYFMKRGDYSDYQRWMGFSSSIRSCRTIPMYRGPYRLRIYEKADYGGHMMEFMDDCPCVSDRFHHRHVYSCNVMNGYWIFYEYPNYKGRQYFLKSGEYRRYRDWCATCATVGSFRRVTDF; via the exons ATGGGCAAG ATTGTTTTTTACGAGGACAAAAATTTCCAAGGTCGTAGTTATGAGTGCAGCAATGACTGCACAGACCTACACATTTACTTCAGTCGCTGCAACTCCATCAGAGTAGAGAGTGGCTGTTTCATGATCTATGAACGTCCAAATTATATGGGCCACCAGTATTTTATGAAGCGAGGAGATTATTCTGACTACCAGAGATGGATGGGTTTCAGTAGCTCTATTCGATCCTGCCGAACAATTCCAATG TACAGGGGTCCATATAGACTGAGGATCTATGAAAAGGCTGACTATGGAGGCCATATGATGGAGTTCATGGACGACTGCCCCTGTGTGTCTGATCGTTTCCACCATCGACATGTGTACTCCTGTAACGTGATGAACGGCTACTGGATCTTTTATGAATATCCCAACTACAAAGGGAGGCAGTACTTCCTGAAATCTGGGGAATACAGGAGATACAGGGACTGGTGTGCCACGTGTGCAACTGTGGGCTCTTTCAGACGAGTCACAGATTTCTAG
- the crygm1 gene encoding crystallin, gamma M1 (The RefSeq protein has 1 substitution compared to this genomic sequence), which yields MGKVIFYEDRNFQGRNYECMSDCSDISSYLGRVGSIRVESGCFIVYERNGFMGNQFFLRRGEYHDIQRMMSMGMMFDTIRSCRMIPSYRGSFRMRIYERDNFGGQMYELMDDCESIQERYRMSDCQSCHVMDGHWLMFEQPHYRGRMIYFRPGEYRSFRDMGFSNMRFISMRRITDMC from the exons ATGGGCAAG GTCATCTTTTACGAGGACAGAAACTTCCAGGGTCGCAACTATGAGTGCATGAGCGACTGTTCTGATATTTCCTCATACCTGGGCCGCGTCGGGTCCATCAGAGTCGAAAGTGGTTGTTTTATTGTCTATGAGCGCAATGGCTTCATGGGCAACCAGTTCTTCCTGAGAAGGGGCGAGTACCATGACATTCAGCGTATGATGAGCATGGGCATGATGTTCGACACTATCAGATCCTGCCGCATGATTCCTTCA TACAGGGGATCTTTCAGAATGAGGATTTATGAGAGGGATAACTTTGGAGGACAGATGTACGAGCTGATGGATGACTGTGAGAGCATTCAGGAACGTTACCGCATGTCCGACTGTCAGTCCTGTCACGTAATGGACGGCCACTGGCTCATGTTTGAGCAGCCCCACTACAGAGGCAGGATGATTTACTTCAGGCCTGGAGAGTACAGGAGCTTCAGAGATATGGGATTCAGCAACATGAGATTCATGAGCATGAGACGTATTACTGACATGTGTTAA
- the zgc:153846 gene encoding uncharacterized protein LOC767711 translates to MGKVIFYEDRNFQGRNYECMSDCSDISSYLGRVGSIRVESGCFIVYERNGFMGNQFFLRRGEYHDIQRMMSMGMMFDTIRSCRMIPSYRGSYRMRIYERDNFGGQMYELMDDCESIQDRYRMSDCQSCHVMDGHWLMFEQPHYRGRMIYFRPGEYRSFRDMGFSNMRFMSMRRITDMC, encoded by the exons ATGGGCAAG GTCATCTTCTACGAGGACAGAAACTTCCAGGGCCGCAACTATGAGTGCATGAGCGACTGTTCTGATATTTCCTCATACCTGGGCCGCGTCGGGTCCATCAGAGTCGAAAGTGGTTGTTTCATTGTCTATGAGCGCAATGGCTTCATGGGCAACCAGTTCTTCCTGAGAAGGGGCGAGTACCATGACATTCAGCGTATGATGAGCATGGGCATGATGTTCGACACTATCAGATCCTGCCGCATGATTCCTTCA TACAGGGGATCCTACAGAATGAGGATTTATGAAAGGGATAACTTCGGAGGTCAGATGTACGAGCTGATGGATGACTGTGAGAGCATCCAGGACCGTTACCGCATGTCCGACTGCCAGTCCTGTCATGTGATGGACGGTCACTGGCTCATGTTTGAGCAGCCCCACTATAGAGGCAGGATGATTTACTTCAGGCCTGGAGAGTACAGGAGCTTCAGAGATATGGGATTCAGCAACATGAGATTCATGAGCATGAGGCGTATCACTGACATGTGTTAA